The following proteins are co-located in the Sphaeramia orbicularis chromosome 24, fSphaOr1.1, whole genome shotgun sequence genome:
- the LOC115415190 gene encoding trace amine-associated receptor 1-like: MDHAVSVNRTDVTDMHPCYEMDHFNYKWASSPSITCVMLNVFLAILAIVTVCGNLLVIISVIYFKQLHTPPNYLILSLAVADLLVGVTVFPLSMAFSVSSCLHHGHLFCKVRGSFDISLSTCSILNLCCISIDRYYAVCQPLIYRTKINDHVVTILILVSWALSVLIGIGLIIARLNNGKCEKRCLVDDIMANTVGPVLSFYLPVIIMLCIYFKIFVVALKQVRSIQNTKSGGTSSKMERKATKTLAVVLGVFLVCWTPFFLTKNTTPVPVIEALNWLTLSNSMLNPFIYAFFYSWFRSAFRMLISGKIFQGNFANSKLL; this comes from the coding sequence ATGGATCATGCAGTGAGTGTGAACAGGACTGATGTGACTGACATGCATCCCTGTTATGAAATGGATCATTTCAATTACAAATGGGCAAGCAGTCCTTCCATCACATGTGTGATGTTGAATGTTTTCCTTGCAATACTGGCTATTGTTACTGTATGTGGGAACCTTCTTGTAATAATCTCAGTCATTTATTTCAAACAGCTCCATACTCCTCCAAACTACCTTATTCTGTCTCTGGCTGTGGCTGATCTACTTGTTGGAGTTACAGTCTTTCCTCTCAGCATGGCATTCTCTGTTAGCTCATGTCTGCATCATGGACACTTATTTTGCAAAGTCCGGGGAAGCTTTGATATTTCACTGAGCACATGTTCTATTCTAAACCTATGCTGTATTTCTATTGACAGATATTATGCAGTGTGTCAGCCTCTGATATATAGAACTAAAATAAATGACCATGTTGTTACGATTTTGATTCTGGTGAGTTGGGCTCTTTCGGTTTTAATTGGAATAGGTTTAATTATTGCTAGATTAAACAATGGAAAATGTGAAAAGAGGTGCTTAGTTGATGACATTATGGCAAATACAGTTGGacctgttttatcattttatcttCCAGTGATCATAATGCTTTGTATCTACTTTAAGATTTTTGTTGTTGCTCTAAAACAGGTTCGAAGCATCCAGAACACAAAGTCTGGAGGAACTTCCAGTAAGATGGAGAGAAAAGCAACTAAGACTTTGGCAGTTGTCTTAGGAGTTTTTCTTGTCTGTTGGACTCCTTTTTTTCTGACTAAAAACACAACCCCAGTTCCTGTGATTGAAGCACTTAACTGGCTCACATTGTCAAATTCAATGCTCAATCCATTTATTTATGCTTTCTTTTACAGCTGGTTCAGATCAGCTTTCAGAATGCTAATCTCTGGAAAAATATTTCAAGGTAATTTTGCTAACTCTAAACTGCTTTGA